One genomic segment of Spiroplasma endosymbiont of Poecilobothrus nobilitatus includes these proteins:
- a CDS encoding IS3 family transposase yields MAETTYKTFKTEFIKGKKFKNLTQLKYELFDFVHWYNNIRIHGSLNYLSPVTFRKQMSI; encoded by the coding sequence GTGGCTGAAACAACTTACAAAACTTTTAAAACTGAATTTATTAAGGGTAAAAAATTTAAAAATTTAACACAATTAAAATACGAACTTTTTGATTTTGTGCATTGATATAACAATATTCGAATTCATGGCAGTTTAAATTATTTATCTCCAGTTACTTTTAGAAAACAAATGTCTATATAA
- a CDS encoding DDE-type integrase/transposase/recombinase: MALIIVAYPYYYKTNKCINKQVNNYEQEIISAFNKSRKIYGARKIKVILNRKDIILSRRKIRFFMIKNNLVSKYTKLKYHNHKTTVNNDQINNILNRQFNNKKPNEVIVSDLTYVQVGAKWHYICLLIDLFNREIIGYSAGPNKTAELVQQAFHKITRPLNQITLFHTDRGNEFKNKIIDEILITFNI, translated from the coding sequence ATGGCCCTAATAATTGTGGCCTATCCATATTATTATAAAACTAATAAATGTATTAACAAGCAAGTTAATAATTATGAACAAGAAATTATCAGTGCCTTTAATAAAAGCCGCAAAATTTATGGGGCTCGCAAAATTAAAGTTATTTTAAACAGAAAAGATATCATCTTATCGCGGCGAAAAATCAGATTCTTTATGATCAAAAATAATTTGGTTTCTAAATACACCAAATTAAAATATCATAATCATAAAACAACAGTCAATAATGACCAAATTAATAATATTTTAAATCGTCAATTTAACAACAAAAAACCTAATGAAGTTATTGTTAGTGATTTAACATATGTTCAAGTTGGCGCTAAATGACATTATATTTGTTTATTAATTGACTTGTTTAATCGTGAAATAATTGGTTATAGTGCTGGGCCGAATAAAACGGCCGAACTGGTCCAACAAGCTTTTCATAAAATAACACGACCATTAAATCAAATAACTCTATTTCATACTGATCGTGGTAATGAGTTTAAAAATAAAATCATTGATGAAATTTTAATAACTTTTAATATTTAA
- a CDS encoding IS3 family transposase (programmed frameshift) codes for MGNKTSYSEEFKKQIVMLYKNGKSVINLGQEYNLPKPTIYSWVKNYNNYGSFKAKDNRTLEENEIITLRKELKDLKMENDIFKASRTDNGQKITIINNNKTKYSVRKICKILGLSKSTYYYQTNKCINKQVNNYEQEIISAFNKSRKIYGARKIKVILNRKDIILSRRKIRFFMIKNNLVSKYTKLKYHNHKTTVNNDQINNILNRQFNNKKPNEVIVSDLTYVQVGAKWHYICLLIDLFNREIIGYSAGSNKTAELVQQAFHKITRPLNQITLFHTDRGNEFKNKIIDEILITFNIKRSLSNKGCPYDNAVAETTYKTFKTEFIKGKKFKNLTQLKYELFYFVHWYNNIRIHGSLNYLSTVTFRKQMYI; via the exons ATGGGAAATAAAACTTCATACTCTGAAGAATTTAAAAAACAAATTGTCATGCTATATAAAAATGGTAAAAGTGTTATTAATCTAGGGCAAGAATATAATTTACCAAAACCAACTATTTATAGTTGAGTTAAAAATTATAATAATTATGGTTCATTTAAAGCAAAAGACAATCGCACACTAGAAGAAAATGAAATAATAACTTTACGAAAAGAACTTAAAGACTTGAAAATGGAAAATGACATTT TTAAAGCAAGCCGCACTGATAATGGCCAAAAAATAACAATAATTAATAACAACAAAACAAAATATTCAGTAAGAAAAATATGTAAGATTTTGGGTTTATCAAAATCAACGTATTATTATCAAACTAATAAATGTATTAACAAGCAAGTTAATAATTATGAACAAGAAATTATCAGTGCCTTTAATAAAAGTCGCAAAATTTATGGGGCTCGCAAAATTAAAGTTATTTTAAACAGAAAAGATATCATCTTATCGCGGCGAAAAATCAGATTCTTTATGATCAAAAATAATTTGGTTTCTAAATACACCAAATTAAAATATCATAATCATAAAACAACAGTCAATAATGACCAAATTAATAATATTTTAAATCGTCAATTTAACAACAAAAAACCTAATGAAGTTATTGTTAGTGATTTAACATATGTTCAAGTTGGCGCTAAATGACATTATATTTGTTTATTAATTGACTTGTTTAATCGTGAAATAATTGGTTATAGTGCTGGGTCGAATAAAACAGCCGAACTGGTCCAACAAGCTTTTCATAAAATAACACGACCATTAAATCAAATAACTCTATTTCATACTGATCGTGGTAATGAGTTTAAAAATAAAATCATTGATGAAATTTTAATAACTTTTAATATTAAAAGATCATTAAGCAATAAAGGCTGCCCTTATGATAATGCTGTGGCTGAAACAACTTACAAAACTTTTAAAACTGAATTTATTAAGGGTAAAAAATTTAAAAATTTAACACAATTAAAATACGAACTTTTTTATTTTGTGCATTGATATAACAATATTCGAATTCATGGCAGTTTAAATTATTTATCTACAGTTACTTTTAGAAAACAAATGTATATATAA
- a CDS encoding DJ-1 family glyoxalase III, translating to MKFALFLATGFEEGEAIITTDVLRRGGIKLELISITKALEVVSSHDVTIKADKLIEDIKYEDYDGFILPGGRIGVDNLAKNEMLKDWLLKANNDQKTIAAVCAAPQILGHLGILDNKEATSYPGCTEGMEKAIYNDEMAAITDGHIITGVSVGSTMNFALAIADQVLGAEKVMKLQNELVIRD from the coding sequence ATGAAATTTGCATTGTTTTTAGCAACAGGTTTTGAAGAAGGCGAAGCAATTATTACAACTGATGTGTTACGACGAGGAGGCATTAAGCTAGAATTAATTAGTATTACTAAAGCATTAGAAGTTGTTTCATCACATGATGTTACGATTAAAGCTGATAAATTAATTGAAGATATTAAATATGAAGATTATGATGGTTTCATTTTACCGGGTGGTCGAATTGGTGTTGATAATCTTGCAAAAAATGAGATGTTAAAAGATTGGTTATTAAAAGCCAACAATGATCAAAAAACAATTGCCGCAGTTTGTGCAGCGCCCCAAATTTTAGGGCATTTAGGAATTTTAGACAATAAAGAAGCAACAAGTTATCCGGGATGTACCGAAGGGATGGAAAAGGCAATTTATAATGATGAAATGGCCGCTATTACTGATGGTCACATTATTACTGGGGTCTCAGTTGGTTCAACCATGAATTTTGCTTTAGCAATTGCTGATCAAGTTTTAGGAGCAGAAAAAGTAATGAAGCTTCAAAATGAATTAGTAATTCGTGATTAA
- a CDS encoding IS1/IS1595 family N-terminal zinc-binding domain-containing protein, producing the protein MEKIIEELINSLTDDQFLEFHEKVKKEAELIKKQKRLNEIDQKFRDKGIKCPNCQSFYCVKNGHNPEGKQKYLCKKCRASFDAFRDHFTYWSHLNYEQWNLLIQISLLGQSSKMISHFIKTSPKTAWYKYNRQKIMKSKQLENTQLKFKKLNGQIKIDETFIKEIHKGNFKDKFDKRKIHLDSFSTNTKCCIQMAVDSNNNIYVKSTNTKRLQKQWIIENINKQLIKENSIIISDMQPLYLLVAKQTNSILLATKTSTNHDDSYRKLNKISKLQSNLKESLIHYHGLGFTNIQNYLNLWKWKYQHKGLTPNQQSSVLYFNV; encoded by the coding sequence ATGGAAAAAATAATTGAAGAATTAATAAATAGTTTAACAGATGATCAATTTTTAGAATTTCATGAAAAAGTCAAAAAAGAAGCAGAATTAATTAAAAAACAAAAACGCTTAAATGAAATTGACCAAAAATTTAGGGATAAAGGTATTAAATGTCCTAATTGTCAATCTTTTTATTGTGTTAAAAATGGTCATAATCCTGAAGGAAAACAAAAATATTTATGCAAAAAATGTCGTGCTAGTTTTGATGCTTTTCGTGATCATTTTACGTATTGAAGTCATTTAAATTATGAACAGTGAAATTTATTGATTCAAATTTCATTATTAGGGCAATCTAGTAAAATGATTTCCCACTTTATTAAAACATCACCGAAAACCGCTTGATATAAATATAATCGCCAAAAAATAATGAAATCAAAACAATTAGAAAATACCCAATTAAAATTTAAAAAGTTAAATGGCCAAATTAAAATCGATGAAACATTTATTAAAGAAATCCACAAAGGTAATTTTAAAGATAAATTTGATAAAAGAAAAATTCATCTTGATTCATTTTCAACCAACACTAAATGTTGTATTCAAATGGCTGTTGATAGCAATAATAATATTTATGTTAAATCAACCAACACAAAACGATTACAAAAACAGTGAATTATTGAAAATATTAATAAACAATTAATCAAAGAAAATTCAATTATTATTTCTGACATGCAACCATTATATTTATTAGTAGCAAAACAAACAAATTCTATTTTATTAGCAACTAAAACTAGTACAAATCATGATGATAGTTATCGGAAGTTAAATAAAATTAGTAAATTACAATCAAATCTTAAAGAATCCTTAATTCATTATCATGGCTTAGGTTTCACGAACATTCAAAATTATTTAAATCTCTGAAAATGAAAATACCAGCATAAAGGTTTAACGCCAAACCAACAATCATCGGTATTATATTTTAACGTATAA
- a CDS encoding DNA-directed RNA polymerase subunit beta, with protein MALKEKEFGHYAKRIDYTKVSGNLDLPNLIEIQTETYDWFKKTGISEVFGEVFPIVGHEGNIVLEMLDWEFREPRRTISQAKDESKIFEAPIYSNLKLTINSKDLEVEKAIVKGEPELIKAWIEERVGHMITILKKSTDVIYYDIHSGDETATCTVTIKEKLDDKLIIDITIEKEGEVFFGDFPLMTGKGTFIVNGSEKVVVSQLVRSPGTYYKIDLNRKNGENVYYVDLIPSRGTWLEFESDHKKIKVGKEEKFENVFYVKIDKSRKVSVANFLTALGIIKEDALEIFGDNKLVKITYELDRYTGDISYDQSIAVQEIYKKIRSGETATPDGATKYLYGLLFDKRKYDLTKAGRFKLIQKLSVENRIYNKILAEDIKGVNGKVVFTEGTLMDKEAINKLKGILKAGACLQEVKFSDEIICSNKIQKIKVYVDNEVRSRVANIIGIDPNATDEYVTVPDVLATFSYLLNLTDGIGEVDDIDHLGNRRVRTIGELLQNQFRIGLLRIEKNVKEKMSTSNLFKMKPLNIINNKPLSAIIGEFFNLSQLSQFMDQTNPLAELTNKRRLTALGPGGLSRERAGLEVRDVHYSHYGRICPIETPEGPNIGLINNLATYAKINSYGFIETPYRRVIGYKVTMENDYLTADEEKKYVVAQANICLSDKGEILDEQVVARFQGENIIAGRNDVDYVDVSPKQIVSIATSCIPFLENDDANRALMGANMQRQAIPLIAPNSPYVGTGVEYAAARDSGLAIVSQYDGTVDFVDATRIVLKTKEGLKNYNLDTFVRSNQGTSLTHVPLVRQGQKVEKGQVLADGPSIDKGELALGQNVVVAFTTWNGYNYEDAIIVSERLVSEDVFTSIHIEEYTIERRQTKQGPEEITRDIPNISENARKFLDDDGLVIIGTEVKPGDILVGKVTPKGQTQLSPEDKLLQAIFGEKSKNVKDNSLRVPNGGEGIIQVIKRFPREKYELSADVLEVIKVYIVQKRKIQEGDKMAGRHGNKGVISKILPLEDMPHIEDGTPIDIMLNPLGVPSRMNIGQVLEIHLGMAAKKLGQKISTPVFDGMTNEELIEIMDKAGMKNFGKEVLIDGQTGEKFDNPVSVGVMYMLKLSHMVDDKLHARNVGPYSLITQQPLGGKAQNGGQRFGEMEVWALEAYGAAHTLREILTIKSDDIKGRTRAYESIVKDKKIPEPGIPESFNVLTREIQGLGFNIHMIDEKGNIKNIKSYDETDYVDEDLLTDSDEFEDEFDIDNFILSTNREPQKNNNLDEFVKVEDSFDLVDNLNDDELDDIDDELDEINDQYELD; from the coding sequence ATGGCATTAAAAGAAAAAGAATTTGGGCATTACGCTAAAAGAATTGATTACACAAAAGTAAGCGGGAATTTAGATTTACCAAACTTAATTGAAATTCAAACTGAAACATATGATTGATTCAAGAAAACAGGTATTAGCGAAGTGTTCGGGGAGGTATTTCCGATTGTTGGACATGAAGGAAATATCGTTTTAGAGATGTTAGATTGAGAATTTAGAGAGCCACGAAGAACAATTTCTCAAGCAAAAGATGAGTCAAAAATCTTTGAAGCACCAATTTATTCAAATTTAAAATTAACAATTAATTCAAAAGATTTAGAAGTTGAAAAAGCAATTGTTAAGGGAGAACCCGAATTAATTAAAGCTTGAATTGAAGAGCGTGTTGGGCATATGATTACAATTTTAAAAAAATCAACTGATGTTATTTATTATGATATTCATTCTGGCGATGAAACAGCAACATGTACAGTAACAATTAAAGAAAAATTAGATGATAAACTAATTATTGATATTACAATTGAAAAAGAAGGCGAAGTCTTTTTTGGTGATTTTCCACTAATGACAGGAAAAGGAACTTTTATTGTTAATGGTTCAGAAAAAGTCGTTGTTTCACAATTAGTTCGATCACCAGGAACATATTATAAAATTGATTTAAATCGTAAAAATGGAGAAAATGTTTACTATGTTGATTTAATTCCATCACGAGGGACATGGTTAGAGTTTGAATCAGATCATAAAAAAATTAAAGTTGGAAAAGAAGAAAAATTTGAGAATGTTTTTTATGTAAAAATAGATAAATCTAGAAAAGTGTCGGTTGCTAATTTCTTAACGGCGTTAGGAATTATTAAAGAAGATGCCCTAGAAATTTTTGGCGATAATAAATTAGTAAAAATCACCTATGAATTAGATCGATACACAGGTGATATTTCATATGACCAAAGTATTGCTGTTCAAGAAATTTATAAAAAAATTCGTTCAGGAGAAACAGCAACCCCAGATGGTGCGACAAAATATTTATATGGATTATTATTTGATAAACGTAAATATGATTTAACCAAAGCAGGACGTTTTAAATTAATTCAAAAATTATCAGTTGAAAATCGAATTTATAACAAAATATTAGCTGAAGACATTAAAGGTGTAAATGGTAAAGTTGTTTTTACCGAAGGAACGTTAATGGATAAAGAAGCCATTAACAAGTTAAAAGGAATTTTAAAAGCAGGAGCTTGTTTACAAGAAGTTAAATTTAGTGATGAAATTATTTGTTCTAATAAAATCCAAAAAATTAAAGTGTATGTTGATAATGAAGTTCGTTCACGTGTAGCAAATATTATTGGGATTGATCCTAATGCGACTGATGAATATGTAACAGTGCCCGATGTTTTGGCGACATTTTCATATTTATTAAATTTAACAGATGGAATTGGGGAAGTTGATGATATTGACCACTTAGGAAATCGTCGTGTTCGAACAATTGGGGAATTATTACAAAATCAATTTCGAATTGGCTTACTAAGAATTGAAAAAAATGTTAAAGAAAAAATGTCAACTTCAAATTTATTTAAAATGAAACCTTTAAATATTATTAATAATAAACCATTATCAGCAATTATTGGTGAATTTTTCAATTTATCACAATTATCACAATTTATGGATCAGACAAATCCTTTAGCTGAATTAACAAATAAACGTCGATTAACAGCCCTAGGACCAGGAGGATTATCAAGAGAACGCGCTGGGTTAGAGGTCCGAGATGTTCACTACTCACATTATGGCCGTATTTGTCCAATTGAGACCCCAGAAGGGCCTAATATTGGGTTAATTAATAACTTAGCAACATATGCCAAAATTAATTCATATGGATTTATTGAAACACCATATCGTCGTGTTATTGGTTACAAAGTTACAATGGAAAATGATTATTTAACAGCTGATGAAGAAAAAAAATATGTTGTTGCACAAGCTAATATTTGCTTAAGTGATAAGGGTGAAATTTTAGATGAACAAGTGGTTGCACGTTTCCAAGGAGAAAATATTATTGCTGGACGAAATGATGTTGACTATGTTGATGTTTCACCAAAACAAATTGTTTCAATTGCAACAAGTTGTATTCCATTTTTAGAAAATGATGATGCCAATCGCGCTTTAATGGGCGCTAATATGCAACGACAAGCAATTCCTTTAATTGCGCCAAATTCACCATATGTAGGAACAGGAGTTGAATATGCTGCTGCTCGTGACTCGGGATTAGCAATTGTTTCACAATATGATGGAACTGTTGATTTTGTTGATGCAACAAGAATTGTTTTAAAAACAAAAGAAGGGTTAAAAAATTATAATTTAGACACTTTTGTTCGTAGTAACCAAGGAACGTCATTAACTCATGTGCCATTAGTGCGTCAAGGACAAAAAGTTGAAAAAGGACAAGTTTTAGCTGATGGGCCATCAATTGATAAAGGAGAACTAGCATTAGGGCAAAATGTAGTAGTTGCTTTTACAACATGAAATGGTTACAACTATGAAGATGCGATTATTGTTTCAGAACGGTTAGTATCAGAAGATGTTTTTACATCAATCCATATTGAAGAATATACAATTGAACGTCGTCAAACAAAACAAGGACCAGAAGAAATTACTCGTGATATTCCTAATATTTCTGAAAATGCACGAAAATTTTTAGATGATGATGGATTAGTTATTATTGGGACAGAAGTTAAGCCCGGTGATATTTTAGTTGGAAAAGTAACACCAAAAGGACAAACCCAATTATCACCAGAAGATAAATTATTACAAGCAATTTTTGGTGAAAAATCAAAAAATGTTAAAGATAATTCATTACGAGTTCCAAATGGTGGTGAAGGAATTATTCAAGTAATTAAACGCTTTCCACGAGAAAAATATGAATTATCAGCTGATGTTTTAGAAGTTATTAAAGTTTATATTGTTCAAAAACGAAAAATCCAAGAAGGAGATAAAATGGCTGGTCGTCATGGAAACAAAGGGGTTATTTCGAAAATTTTACCGTTGGAAGATATGCCACATATCGAAGATGGAACACCAATTGATATTATGTTAAATCCATTAGGGGTACCATCACGGATGAATATTGGACAGGTGTTAGAAATTCATTTAGGAATGGCAGCGAAAAAGTTGGGACAAAAAATTTCAACTCCTGTTTTTGATGGAATGACAAATGAAGAATTAATTGAAATTATGGATAAAGCAGGAATGAAAAACTTTGGGAAAGAAGTTTTAATTGACGGTCAAACAGGTGAAAAATTTGATAATCCAGTTTCGGTAGGAGTAATGTATATGTTGAAATTATCACACATGGTTGATGATAAATTACATGCAAGAAATGTTGGACCATATTCATTAATTACGCAACAACCATTAGGAGGAAAAGCTCAAAATGGGGGACAGCGTTTTGGAGAAATGGAAGTATGAGCGTTAGAAGCTTATGGTGCAGCTCATACATTACGCGAAATTTTAACAATTAAGTCTGATGATATTAAAGGAAGAACACGTGCTTATGAATCAATTGTTAAAGATAAAAAGATTCCAGAACCAGGAATTCCAGAATCATTTAATGTGCTAACCCGTGAAATTCAAGGGTTAGGATTTAATATTCATATGATTGATGAAAAAGGAAACATTAAGAATATTAAGAGTTATGATGAAACAGATTATGTTGATGAAGACTTATTAACAGATAGTGATGAATTTGAAGATGAATTTGATATTGATAACTTTATTTTAAGTACTAATCGTGAGCCACAAAAAAATAATAATTTAGACGAATTTGTTAAAGTTGAAGATAGTTTTGACTTGGTAGATAATTTAAACGATGATGAGTTAGATGACATTGATGATGAACTTGATGAAATTAATGATCAATATGAATTAGATTAA